The DNA sequence TCCTTGATTTTTAGCACAGGATTTAATGCAAGCTGCGCATCCTGAAAAAGCATAGCAATCTTTCTTCCTCTAATAAACTTCCAATCCTCTTTTTTACTAGAAAGCTGAAATGAAAGACCTGGATATAAATTTAGAGTACCACTTCCAACCTGTGCTGAAGGTGGTAGCAAACCAGTTAAAGCCTTACCAATAGTAGATTTTCCTGCCCCACTTTCTCCAAGAAGGGCTACCACCTCTCCTTTTTTAAGTTCAATTGAAAAATCCTTGATAACAGGCACAAAATTTTCATTTTGATTATAGACTACCTTTAAATTTTGAAGATGTAGGATGTGTTTGCTCATATTTTTCACTTAACATCTCTCCTATAGTTCGGATCTTTCATATGGGTCTAGTCTATCTCGTAATCCTTCTCCAATCAGATTAAAGGATAATACGGTTAGGAAAATAAATGTTGCTGGACCTAAAAGAATATATGGAGCTTGGAAAAAATGATCTCGCCCATCTGCCAACATACTCCCCCATTCAGCCACGGGTGGTTGTGCACCTAACCCAAGAAAAGAAAGTGCGGAGATAGCTAAGATAAGACTACCAAGCTCAAAGGTAGCCAGGATCAACACCGGACTCATTACTTTCGGAAGCAACTCTTTACAGATTAGTACACTATCTTTAGCACCTAGTATTTTTGCTGCTGCATAAGAAGTGCTAGTTTTCGCTTGTAATACAACACTTCTCGTTAAACGGGCAAACGTAACCCACCATACAGAAATGACCGCTATCATTAGATGGAAAAAACTTGTGCCAAATAACCCGGCAATAACGATAGCAAGTACCATAAAGGGAAAAGCTAGCAAAACATCCATGATCCGCATGAAAAAGATATCAATTATCGTACCTTTATATATCCCTGCTAATAATCCGACGATTATTCCAATCATAATCGCAGAACTAAGGGCTATTAGCGTTGAAAGAAGTGTAGTTTGTCCCCCATGGAGAGTCCTTGATAGAACATCTCTTCCAAAACGATCTGTTCCAAAGGGATAGGTCAGACTTGGCTTCTCTAGTCGCTCTGAAGGATTTTGCTGTAAAGGATCATGTGGAGCAATCCATGGTGCCCCTATAATAAGAATGGTTAGAATAGCTAGCAGAAATATACCAGAAATAAGACTAATAGAGTGCTTTGCATTAGGCACAGGATTCTACACCTTCCTTCCCTCTATTGCGTATACGAGGATCGATGATTACATAGGCTACATCAACTAGTAAATTGATAAGAATCACCAGCGATACCATGATAAAAGCATAGCCTTGAATGACGGGATAATCCTTCAACAGGATGCTGTCTAGCGCATATTTTCCGATGCCCGGCCAAGAGAAAATGCTCTCAATTACGACAGCTCCGCTAATTAAAGATATAAATGAGAGGCCCGCAATCGTAATAATAGGTAGTAAGACATTGCGGAGGGCATGCCTTACCACTCTTTTTTTATCTAACCCTCTTGAGATAACAGATAGGACATATGTCTGACCAAATTCAGAAAGAAGGTTCGCTCTTATTAATCGAACTAATTGTGGAGACCCTATTAGTCCCAATGTAATCGCAGGAAGCCAAAGCCTTTGTAAGCTGACTGAACTGTTTATATCAAATACCCTGAAGGAAACAGCAAAGACATAAAGGAGGAGCAACCCTACTACAAAGACAGGAATGGAAGCAAAGAAGACACAAAATATCCTCACTATATTATCTGTTGCTGTTCCCGCTTTTCGTGCAGAAATAATTCCAAAGTATAGACCTATCATTACTTGAATGGTGATGGCAGCGATGGCAAGAAGAATCGTAGCAGGCAGCCGTTCAGCAATTTCAATACTGACAGGTCTTCCAGTATGAATCGAGTTTCCAAGGTCCAAGGTTAGTACCCTTTTTATCCAGCTTACGTACTGTAGCATTACAGGCTGATCAAGACCAAGCTCTTTTTGCAGCTCAGCTACTCGTTCCTCATAGGCCTCTGTGTTTTTCATGGCAAGCTCTGGCTGATGACCAAGATATATTTTTATTGGGTCACCTGGAGATAACTGTATTAAAACAAAAATAAGTAATGTAGAACAGAACAAGGTGAGTAGTGCTTCGCAGCCTCTTCGTAAAATTATTTTAAGCATGTATCACACACCCTACTCCTTTGATACTCCATCTAAGGACATATTAGGATTAACGATGTTTTCAAATTGTCTAAAATGAAGTTCAAACCCTGACAGCTCATTGCTTATAGCCGTAATTTCTGGTCGTGGAAATAAATAGATTCCTGGAGCTTGGCTAGCCACACGTTCATTTATTTTAAGGGCAAGCTGATAGCGTGCTTCATCGTCTGTTGCTTCTGACAATTGAGCGAGTAATTCGTTTGTTTCCTTATCGTTATAACCTCCATAATTGGCACTTCCATCAGGTGAAAATTGGCCAAGCATCAATGCGTAAATATCCCCAAAGGTACTCCATGCTTCTATGGAAGCATCCCAATCACCTGTCTCGCGGGCTGCTTGGATTAGACTATAATCCCCGTGCTGGACATCTGCCTTAACGCCAATTTGGGTCCATTGATTTTGTATTGCTTCTCCTAACGCTTTATCTCCTCCCCATGTCATTAAACGTAGTGTTAACAGATTACCATCCTTGTAGCGGAGACCGTCTGATTCAAGCTCCCACCCCGCTTCGTCTAAAAGTGTAGCAGCTTTATTTATATCGAATTGTTCATATACAGCACTTTTTGCTTCTGAGAAAACTGGATTCGAACTTAACCAGGTTGTTACTGGAATACTTTGTCCTTCAGCAGCAAGTGTAACGAGTTCTTCCCGATTTAAAGCCCACGCTAGTGCCTGCCTTACGCGTACATCTTGGAATTGAGGTTTATTTAAATTCAAGTATATGGTTTGCGTGTTCGCTACAGGAGTAGCTAATGTTCTAACATCACTGTTATTCTCAAACTGACTAAGGCTCGTTACGCCAACGTTTAAAGCGATATGACTTTGCCCACTTAAGGCTGAAAGTACCCTTGTTTGTTCGTCACTAATTTCCTCAAATGTGACACGCTGAATTGTCGGCTTCTTCCCCCAATAATCTTCGTTAACCTCCAACACCATTTTTTGATTAGGACTAAATTCAACCACTTTATACATTCCTGTAAAATCCATCGTATCTATGGAATCAAATGCTGCTTCTGCATTATGAATAACCGTTTGATAGTAAGATAGATTTAAAGGCACAGACATATGCTTTCGGTTCGTTGTTACCTGAATGGTGTACTCATCTAATTGACTAAAAGATAACTCCTCCAAAAAAGGTAGGGCTTGCAAATCTTTTTCTCTCGAACGTTCTAGAGATGCAATGACAGCAGTCGCATCTACCTTTTTACCACTCCAAAAATAAATGTCCTGTCGTAATTTAATTTCCCAAGTGGTTGGGTTTACTTCTACTGCGGATTCCGCTAAATATGGCTCTACTTCTCCATCGGCATTCACATAAAAAAGAGCTTCTGCAGCACCGATGCCTCTTAAATAGCTTGAGGTGAGTGGCTCTACAGGATCAAAACTTGCAGCGATTTCACGTGCTGCAATGACCAATTCAGCACTATCCTCTTTTGAAGTCGTACTATTGCATGCTGAAACGATACTAACAATAACTATGAATGCAATAACTAAATATATTTTTTTCAACATGTTTCTATTCACTCCTCATATTATTCATAAATTCTTTTACACATATGGACGATTTGATCGTCTTCCCAAACATTTTCCTCATACCCTCTGGACTTCCAAAAATGATAACCTCCAGGTAAATACTTCGAGGTATGTAAATAAGATGTCTTATACCCTGTGGCAAAAGCGTAATTTTCCGTTAAAGCATAAAGTTCTTTCCCAATTCCTATTCCCCTATAAGAAGCCTCCACATAAAACCTTGTCATTTCACAAACAGGGTGAACCAATTTCAAATCTCCTAAAAAGGAAAACCGATCATCGTAGGGGCGTATAGCTGCAGTACCTACTATTTGCCTAGAGTGGTTTAGGGCTATATAGAAACTAGCAATGGGACGATTTAAATAGATAGTATTAAACTTTACTAGATCAGTTGGATTAGGATTGAAAGCACCAGTTGGATATAATTCCTCTAACATCGTTATTACAAAATTTGATATCTCTTCTCGTTTATCTTCAGTTGCTAGCTGGATGGTATAGTCTTTCATTCTTGTTTTCACCAGTCTTTCCTAACAAATCTTATTTTCACCTTCAGTTATTAAGATTAATTTCCTACTATTTATAAGTACAAATAGAATCGTAATTAGCCGTAGGTTTTACATGCATACATTGCAGTTTTGCCAGATAGTTATCCCATAATAATAGCTTCCAAGGAAAATAGTGCTATTACTAGTAGGATACGAAGAACATTGACACCAACATATCTTTTTTGGAAATAACCTGACCACCATGGGCGGAATAGCATATTAGTAAGTTCTAGTATATTTATTTTTTTCAACCATCACCTCCGTACTCTAACAACTGAAAATTGTCTATCAACATATTAATATAGATTGATCAAATCGTAATAATTACGATTTAAACTTCACTTTATATTATATTATTTATTTGTCAAGCGTAAAGAGTAAAAATTCTAAATATTAAAAGCAATCAGTAAATATTTACTTTTAGATACAATAAAGATTGTGAAATATTACACAATTAAGAACGCGCCAATGTAGTGACTAAGGATTACCTAATCACCAAAAAGACCATCTAAGTATGAACAATTTTTTTCTTGAATATCAGCCTTTAAATAGGAAAGAGACAATTACTTTTAAAGTAATTATCTCTTAATGGATGTGTATTACGAGTAAGGTTGTACTGTGCAGCATAAAGTCATTTAAATGATTGTCTTTGTTCAACTAAAGGCTAGTTTATATGTTGTTAACGCAACCCGTATGTTTAAGTACGCCACTTCAGTTTCCCATCACTTCCTGATGTAGATTTATAACTTTCTACATTGCTGGAATTAGGATTATATGCTCTATTCCATTTACTGTACTATAAAATGCATAAACAGGCTGATAATATCCTTTGGAATCTAAACGATAGGTTAACTCTACTCTGTGGATATGGATGCTTTCTATCATTTTATTTTCAGAGTAATGTTGAAAATTACCTTCTAAAATTTCTTTGTATGCTTCTTGTTCACTTTTTATTTGTACATCCCTTACTTTTTCATATGTTATTAATTGGTTATCAATTACTTTGACTGTATCATCGTTGTAATAACTAACCCCTAAATTACCATCTATTAGTTGATTTTCTATTAGCTTTTTATCTACAATCCACTCATAGCTTCCAGTATCATTTTTTTGAAAAGATGCGTCTTGAGGTATATGTATGCCAAGTTGTATTAAGTTTTCCAACAGGATTTCTTCATCTACATCTTTGAGCTCTATATCTTCATCAAAATATGAAAAATCTGAATAACTGTAACTTCCATCTAAGAAATTGAACCATATATTATGAGAACTTCCCTCTCTTATCCAATAAACTCCTTCATGCTGATAGTAAATAACATCCATGTTAGATGAATCCACATTCTTTTTTTCAAAAAAATCTACCACAAACTCATCAGCAGCTGTCTTTGTATAAGAAGGTGCTTTATAAATTGACACTTCTGTTCCATTATCGTTCAGATCCTTATCAACAGTGATTTTCGCTTCCGACATATTAGCCTTATAAAGAGGTACAATGGATAAATTTCCAAATTCCTTGAAATGATAGTATGTAAAAATACTTACAAATGAAATTACTACTAGAAATAAAGGGGTAAAATACTTCACTGAATGTATTATTCCCTTTGATTTTAAGGTGATGAGTCCTATAATGATGCCATATCCAATGATTGCCCCTAGTAGATTGTTAAATAAATCATCAAGGACAAAATTACCGTATGCCGTCACTAACTGGATACTTTCAATGGATATGGTAAATAACAATGCAGCTCCAATTGCCCAAATTGCTCGTTGAAATCGTGAATGTAATAGTGGAAAAAGGATGCCAAACGGCACAAACATAATGATGTTTAATATGACGAACTGCCAATGCCTTATACTAAAGTTATGCCAAGCTTCTTTATATGTACTGAAAAGAGATAAATTCATCCCACCTTGAAAACTAGGACCTCTATTCAAGAATGTTACTCCTATAACCATGATGATATAACCAATAAATAATCCTCCAAAAAATAATTTATTTATTGGAATACCTTTCTTTCCCTTAAAAAGTTTCCGATATACAATGAAATACCCTATAAAGATAATAATACCTAAAACAATTAATGCTAGTAATGCTAGTAAAAAATACTCTCTCAAAATACCCATAATTTCTTGTATTCTCATTACCTTCTCCCTCTGACAACAAAATAGATATGCTTCGATTATTTCGATTAATAAATCTCTGCTTGTTTTGCACGATTCTTTTTTGAATTAAATTCCTATATCAACCGGTATTTTTTCAAATCCTTCCCTTTATATAGACGAAACCAAAGTTTAAATAGTTTGTTTTTTCCTAAAATAATTGATTTCTTAATCAATTAAATTGAAACCTCCATTATTATTTAATCCTACATAAACCTGAGGAACCCTCATTCTGTTATTTTCTTCTACAAAAATGCTCAATATTGGACTTTTAATAGAGATGCAGAGGGACGTTCCCTAATAAATTCAATGGAAGCAACGAACCGTCCCGTGCTTTATATTTATAAATCTTTACTGTATAGATAATAAACCTTCTTCAAAAAATATATTGACGTAACTTTATATGAGGAGGGACTAATATGGACACACAAAGAGCACAAGAAATCATCGAATCACCTGCTATGATTAATGTTTCTTATCATGGGATTCCAGTTTATATTAAGGAAGTAGATGCTAATAGTGGCAAAGCCCGCATTTTTCCTTTAGATGAAATGGAAAATGAACAAGATGTAGATGTACAAGGACTTACAGAAGGATAAGAAAAACTAAAAGCGGCGAATAAATGATGCCACATGTCTTTAAAATAATAGTGAGTGCTCTTCTTGCTACTACACGTGGCATCATTTCCACCGCAAAGGTACACTTTCTTGGAGAAGTTTCATGCATCTTTCTTTACATAGTTAAAATAATCATAATCGTATAAATAAGTATTGAAAAATTAATTCCACTAAGAAATACAAAAACATAGAACAATTTGGTCATTTGTTTTATTCTTGGATCCATGCTCAATATTAAAAAAACGATAAATAAAAAGGAACTAAACAATAAAACGAATTGTATCATTTTCCCCTCCCTACGTTGTTCATTTTTCAGAAGTCGTTTCTTCAACATGATATTTATTGTTGATTCGAGTATCGCACACATTTTGCTTATTGAAAATACTTATTAAAACAAAGAAATTTTAGCAAAACAAATGATAATTGCATTTTATTCTCCATAAACATTACCACAATCGATTTCCCAGTATGATGATATAAGACTATAGAAGGAACTCTAAATAAATAGTTTTGGTTGAAGTCCTTATAGTTATATGATACAACTATTAACGAGTTATAAAATATTTCAGAATAAACTTCATATTTTCACTACTAGGGGTGCTACATAGCTGAGAGAGACAAATAAGTCTTAACCCTTATAACCTGATCTAGTTCGAACTAGCGTAGGGAAGAAGTGTTTTTCAATGATTAATATACGACTGCAGCCATCGTATATGTCTCTTACATTGTTAGCAAAGCCGCTTCTTCTAATAGAAGTGGCTTTTTTATTTCTTCTCTTAGTTTTCAAAGTGGTATGAATATGACAGTAACACTTATTAAAAATGAGGAGTGGTACGAGATGAAATTTAGCGAACGTTTACACAAAAAGCTTCAGCCTATTTGGCGTAAAAACCATGCACATCCTTTCGTTCAAGGAATTGGTGACGGCACGCTTGATAAAGAAAAGTTTCGTTTTTTTATGATTCAAGATTATCTTTACCTCATTGACTATGCAAAGCTTTTCGCGATTGGTGCTGTTAAAGCGAAGGATGTAGAAACAATGGGCAAATTTGCTAACTTGTTAGATTCAACATTAAATGAAGAAATGTCACTACACAGAGAGTACGGGAAAAAGTTTGGAATTACGCCTGAGGAATTTGAGCAAGCTGCTCCAGCACCGACAACTTTAGCATACACGCATTACATGCTACATGTTGGACAAAACGGTACACTTGCAGACCTCGTAACAGCCTTGCTTCCTTGTATGTGGAGCTACTGGGAAATTGGTAAAGAATTAAATGAAATTCCTGGTGCAAGTGAGCATGAGTTTTATGGCGAGTGGATCCAAATGTATAGCTCCGAGGAATTCGGTCAGTTAGCCGAATGGACTATCAATTTACTTGATGAACTAACGGAAGGAAAAACAGAGGACGAGTTAGCAAAGCTTGAAGAAATCTTTTTAAATACAACTCGTTTTGAATATATGTTCTGGGATATGTCCTGGAATAAGCAAATGTGGCCGACAGATGAGTAAGAAGACGCTTCAGTTCCACGATGTTTCATTTTACTACAACTCGGAGCAAAGCATATTAGAGAACTTGCATTTCACTGTCAATGATGGTGAATTCGTAAGTATTATTGGTCCAAGTGGTTCTGGAAAAAGTACATTATTCAAGATAATTACCGGGCTTGAACAACCATCAAATGGTGAGGTATTGATCAATGAGCGAGTTGTAGAAAATAGGCTCGGTCAAGTTGGTTATATGCCGCAACAAGACTTGCTCATGCCATGGCGTACTATTTTAGAGAACGCAGCACTTCCACTAGAAATTAAAGGGTTAAAAAAGCATGAAGCTCACGAACAAGCTAGAAAACTGCTAGTTGAGTTCGGTCTAAAAGAAGTTGAAAATAAATTTCCTAGTGAATTATCTGGCGGTATGAGACAAAGAGTATCTTTTTTACGAAGCGTGCTTTCTGGCTCAAACATTCTTTTATTAGATGAGCCGTTTAGTTCTCTTGATGCAATTACAAAATTATCGATGCAGGAATGGTTGTTAGAGAAATGGGAAAAGGCAAAATCTACCGTATTATTTATTACTCATGACGTAGATGAAGCGTTATTTTTATCTGATAGAATCTACGTTTTTACCGAAACGCCGGTTACTCGCTTACAAGAAGTGACTGTCCCGCTCTCCCGTCCTAGAGACATTCGGGATATTCATCAACCACAAGTGATTGAACTAAAAGAAGCATTAATTGATCAGCTTCGTTCGAGGGTAAAGCTATGAAAAATTGGAAGGATTTTATTGCACCGACAGTGATTGTTTTGATTGTACTCATTGCCTGGGAGATTAGCGCAAAGGCGATAGGCATGGCTTTTATTTTACCTTCTCCTACACAAATTATTGTTCGTCTCTGGGAGTTAAGAGGTAGTTTATTACTCGTCCATATGCCAGCTACGCTCACTGTTATTTTAACAGGTTTATCTTTATCCATTTTTCTTGGAGTAGGATTAGCGGTATTGATGAATGTGAGTAAAACGTTAGAGAAGGCACTTTATCCTATTATTATCTCTTCTCAAACGATACCTGTTATTGCACTTGCCCCAATATTCGTGCTTTGGTTCGGCTATTCGATTTGGAGTAAAGTTGCTGTCACGTTATTAATTACGTTTTTTCCTATTACGGTAAATACGTACGATGGACTCAAATCTAGTAATAAAGATTTAAAAGATTTGCTCCTTACGATGGGGGCACGAAAAAGGGATATTTTTTTCAAGCTTGATATTCCATCAGCATTACCTCATTTTTACTCTGGCTTAAAGGTGGCGGTGACGTTAAGCGTTATTGGGGCTGCTATCGGAGAATGGTTAGGTGCACAAGCAGGCTTAGGCTACTTTAGTCGGAGGATGATGACGCAATTTGACGGGGCTGGTGTATTTGCACCGATTTTATTATTATCATTAATCGGTATTACACTCGTTTTACTCGTCGTACTACTAGAAAAAGTAACATTAAAATGGAGGAAAAAATAAAATGAAAAAGCTTTTAATCGCACTATTTTGTTCTGTATGTATTTTTACTATCACTGCATGTGGCAGCGACAATGACGAATTAACGGAAATTGACATCATGCTTGACTGGTATCCAAATGCCGTACACAGTTATTTATATGTAGCCCAGGAAAACGGCTATTTTGAAGAGGAAGGGTTAAATGTCAACATCCAATTCCCGGCAAATCCAACTGACCCTATTAATCTCGCTGCTGCAGGGCAAATTACGCTCGGTATTACTTATCAGCCTGACGTTGTAACTGCTCGTGCTAATCAGGACGTTCCTGTAAAAGCGATTAGCGCTATTGTCCGTTCACCTTTAAATCATACGATCTTTTTAGAGGATAGTGATATTCAAACACCTAGAGACCTTGAAGGTAAGCAAGTTGGTTATCCTGGTATTCCATTAAATGAAGCGTTAATTAAAACGATGGTCGAAAACGACGGTGGAAGTTATGAAAATGTTCAGTTAGTTGATGTTGGCTTCGAGCTTGGATCCTCTGTTGTATCTGGGCAAGTCGATGCGGTCACTGGCGCTTACATTAACCATGAAGTTCCCGTTTTACGTTACCAAGGAAATGAAACACGCTATTTTAATCCCGTTGATTACGGCGTACCAAGCTTTTATGAGCTCGTTTTCGTTACAAATGATCAAACGTGGGAAGAGGAGCAAGAAACAATTAAAGCGTTTTGGCGTGCGGCAACAAAAGGCTATGAATTTACTGTAACTAACCCCGACGAGGCTTTAGCTGTTTTGTTTAGTAACGAGGATGAAGCAAACTTCCCATTAATTGAAGAAGTAGAAGAGGAAAGCTTGCATATATTACTACCAAAAATGCAATCTTCAAACGGTTTCGGAAGTCAAGATAGTGCTTCTTGGCAAGAAACGATCGATTGGATGCTCGAATTTGGTTTAATTGATGAGGCACCTTCTATTGATGATATTTTTGTTAATATTGTAGAGTAAGGACGAAGGTCGTTCTTTACCGCTTTAAAGAAAAAACGTTAATAACTGCTTCGTGAAGGTGTTTTTACGTTTTATTAAAAGATAATGTATAAATTTGGCGGTGGAAAAGATGCCACGCGTAGTAGCGAGAAGAGCACTCACTACTACTTTAAAGACATGTGGCATCTTTTCTTTACTGTTTCTAAGAGGGTGTCCCAAAAGGTATGGTTGACTCCAAAGGTAAAATCGACCTTTTGAGTCAACCTCTTTTACGATCCTACACTT is a window from the Evansella cellulosilytica DSM 2522 genome containing:
- a CDS encoding ABC transporter ATP-binding protein: MSKKTLQFHDVSFYYNSEQSILENLHFTVNDGEFVSIIGPSGSGKSTLFKIITGLEQPSNGEVLINERVVENRLGQVGYMPQQDLLMPWRTILENAALPLEIKGLKKHEAHEQARKLLVEFGLKEVENKFPSELSGGMRQRVSFLRSVLSGSNILLLDEPFSSLDAITKLSMQEWLLEKWEKAKSTVLFITHDVDEALFLSDRIYVFTETPVTRLQEVTVPLSRPRDIRDIHQPQVIELKEALIDQLRSRVKL
- a CDS encoding ABC transporter substrate-binding protein → MLKKIYLVIAFIVIVSIVSACNSTTSKEDSAELVIAAREIAASFDPVEPLTSSYLRGIGAAEALFYVNADGEVEPYLAESAVEVNPTTWEIKLRQDIYFWSGKKVDATAVIASLERSREKDLQALPFLEELSFSQLDEYTIQVTTNRKHMSVPLNLSYYQTVIHNAEAAFDSIDTMDFTGMYKVVEFSPNQKMVLEVNEDYWGKKPTIQRVTFEEISDEQTRVLSALSGQSHIALNVGVTSLSQFENNSDVRTLATPVANTQTIYLNLNKPQFQDVRVRQALAWALNREELVTLAAEGQSIPVTTWLSSNPVFSEAKSAVYEQFDINKAATLLDEAGWELESDGLRYKDGNLLTLRLMTWGGDKALGEAIQNQWTQIGVKADVQHGDYSLIQAARETGDWDASIEAWSTFGDIYALMLGQFSPDGSANYGGYNDKETNELLAQLSEATDDEARYQLALKINERVASQAPGIYLFPRPEITAISNELSGFELHFRQFENIVNPNMSLDGVSKE
- a CDS encoding ABC transporter permease; this encodes MPNAKHSISLISGIFLLAILTILIIGAPWIAPHDPLQQNPSERLEKPSLTYPFGTDRFGRDVLSRTLHGGQTTLLSTLIALSSAIMIGIIVGLLAGIYKGTIIDIFFMRIMDVLLAFPFMVLAIVIAGLFGTSFFHLMIAVISVWWVTFARLTRSVVLQAKTSTSYAAAKILGAKDSVLICKELLPKVMSPVLILATFELGSLILAISALSFLGLGAQPPVAEWGSMLADGRDHFFQAPYILLGPATFIFLTVLSFNLIGEGLRDRLDPYERSEL
- the tenA gene encoding thiaminase II; the protein is MKFSERLHKKLQPIWRKNHAHPFVQGIGDGTLDKEKFRFFMIQDYLYLIDYAKLFAIGAVKAKDVETMGKFANLLDSTLNEEMSLHREYGKKFGITPEEFEQAAPAPTTLAYTHYMLHVGQNGTLADLVTALLPCMWSYWEIGKELNEIPGASEHEFYGEWIQMYSSEEFGQLAEWTINLLDELTEGKTEDELAKLEEIFLNTTRFEYMFWDMSWNKQMWPTDE
- a CDS encoding ABC transporter permease, with the protein product MKNWKDFIAPTVIVLIVLIAWEISAKAIGMAFILPSPTQIIVRLWELRGSLLLVHMPATLTVILTGLSLSIFLGVGLAVLMNVSKTLEKALYPIIISSQTIPVIALAPIFVLWFGYSIWSKVAVTLLITFFPITVNTYDGLKSSNKDLKDLLLTMGARKRDIFFKLDIPSALPHFYSGLKVAVTLSVIGAAIGEWLGAQAGLGYFSRRMMTQFDGAGVFAPILLLSLIGITLVLLVVLLEKVTLKWRKK
- a CDS encoding ABC transporter substrate-binding protein, which translates into the protein MKKLLIALFCSVCIFTITACGSDNDELTEIDIMLDWYPNAVHSYLYVAQENGYFEEEGLNVNIQFPANPTDPINLAAAGQITLGITYQPDVVTARANQDVPVKAISAIVRSPLNHTIFLEDSDIQTPRDLEGKQVGYPGIPLNEALIKTMVENDGGSYENVQLVDVGFELGSSVVSGQVDAVTGAYINHEVPVLRYQGNETRYFNPVDYGVPSFYELVFVTNDQTWEEEQETIKAFWRAATKGYEFTVTNPDEALAVLFSNEDEANFPLIEEVEEESLHILLPKMQSSNGFGSQDSASWQETIDWMLEFGLIDEAPSIDDIFVNIVE
- a CDS encoding GNAT family N-acetyltransferase, yielding MKDYTIQLATEDKREEISNFVITMLEELYPTGAFNPNPTDLVKFNTIYLNRPIASFYIALNHSRQIVGTAAIRPYDDRFSFLGDLKLVHPVCEMTRFYVEASYRGIGIGKELYALTENYAFATGYKTSYLHTSKYLPGGYHFWKSRGYEENVWEDDQIVHMCKRIYE
- a CDS encoding H-type small acid-soluble spore protein translates to MDTQRAQEIIESPAMINVSYHGIPVYIKEVDANSGKARIFPLDEMENEQDVDVQGLTEG
- a CDS encoding ABC transporter permease, whose product is MLKIILRRGCEALLTLFCSTLLIFVLIQLSPGDPIKIYLGHQPELAMKNTEAYEERVAELQKELGLDQPVMLQYVSWIKRVLTLDLGNSIHTGRPVSIEIAERLPATILLAIAAITIQVMIGLYFGIISARKAGTATDNIVRIFCVFFASIPVFVVGLLLLYVFAVSFRVFDINSSVSLQRLWLPAITLGLIGSPQLVRLIRANLLSEFGQTYVLSVISRGLDKKRVVRHALRNVLLPIITIAGLSFISLISGAVVIESIFSWPGIGKYALDSILLKDYPVIQGYAFIMVSLVILINLLVDVAYVIIDPRIRNRGKEGVESCA
- a CDS encoding VanZ family protein, encoding MRIQEIMGILREYFLLALLALIVLGIIIFIGYFIVYRKLFKGKKGIPINKLFFGGLFIGYIIMVIGVTFLNRGPSFQGGMNLSLFSTYKEAWHNFSIRHWQFVILNIIMFVPFGILFPLLHSRFQRAIWAIGAALLFTISIESIQLVTAYGNFVLDDLFNNLLGAIIGYGIIIGLITLKSKGIIHSVKYFTPLFLVVISFVSIFTYYHFKEFGNLSIVPLYKANMSEAKITVDKDLNDNGTEVSIYKAPSYTKTAADEFVVDFFEKKNVDSSNMDVIYYQHEGVYWIREGSSHNIWFNFLDGSYSYSDFSYFDEDIELKDVDEEILLENLIQLGIHIPQDASFQKNDTGSYEWIVDKKLIENQLIDGNLGVSYYNDDTVKVIDNQLITYEKVRDVQIKSEQEAYKEILEGNFQHYSENKMIESIHIHRVELTYRLDSKGYYQPVYAFYSTVNGIEHIILIPAM